A region of the Channa argus isolate prfri chromosome 3, Channa argus male v1.0, whole genome shotgun sequence genome:
tgataaatatttttctttcttattttgcCGTTTTTATCTCCTCCTCTTCAATAATCGTTCCTATCTCTTCTCCGGGGCGGAGCGGGTCCCtgcttcgttttttttttctctaatgggaaaaaaaacacgtgGTTGTTAGAAACCTCTCTCCGGACACGGCGGGGAGGCGGAGGTGGAGAGATGCGGGCGCAGTTCGGGATGGGAGAAGACGCGGTGAGGAGGGAGCATGGACATTATTCCTGCACGCTTTTGGACTTAAGACTTCGCATTTTGCgacttctgtctctctctttttattttttcctcaaaaGGGACTTGCATTTAAAATGCGGAGGatgaggagagaagaaaaatgccATTTAAATCCTGTGGGGAAATGCGCGCTGTCCTAATTGgtaaattgtttattatttccacacattttacatttttaaaagtcacacCTTACTGCAAAAATACTTGAAATGGATTTCCTAAATATTTCCAGTCTGGAGGACGGAGTAGAGGCAGAAAACATCTCTTCTAATTTCACCTCTCCGAACCAGTACAGCCAGCTCGCTGTCTGGACTCTGGCCGGACTTGTCagctttctcattttatttacaataattgGGAACGTCTTGGTTGTCATCGCCGTTTTAACGAGCAGGGCTCTAAAACCACCCCAGAACCTTTTTCTTGTCTCCCTGGCCAGCGCAGACATACTGGTGGCCACCCTGGTCATGCCATTTTCTCTGGCAAATGAACTTATGGGCTACTGGTTTTTTGGTAAAATCTGGTGTGACATCTACTTGGCTCTGGACGTTTTATTCTGCACTTCTTCTATTGTTCACCTGTGCGCTATTAGTTTGGACAGGTACTGGTCAGTGACACAGGCAGTAGAGTATAACTTGAAGAGAACACCCAAAAGAGTCAAGGGGATGATTGTGGTGGTGTGGTTGATCTCAGCAGTCATCTCCTTTCCACCACTTATATCAATGGACAGGAGAGGCAGTGAGGCCAGTCCCCAGTGCATCCTGAACGATGAGACCTGGTACATCCTCTACTCCAGCATTGGATCATTCTTCGCCCCCTGCGTCATAATGATACTGGTCTATATACGGATCTACCAGGTGGCAAAGACCAGGACCAGAACAATGTCAGAGAAGAAGAGGGACTCACCACTGGAGAATGGGATGGACAAAGCTGAGCCAGGCAAAGGTGGGTCATTAAAGTCCAACAGAGGAGGAAGCATGAAAGACCAGGACCGTGAGAATGGGCACTGCCAGGAGCAGCCAGTTCCATCTCCTCTGCCAAATGACGCGAAACATCCACAGACAGACCATGACGAGGACTTTGACGAGAGCAGCTCATCAGAtgagaaacttaaaaaaagctCCAGCTCCTCCAAACATCACCACGATGACAGGAAAGACAGAAAGTCCAGCCGGAAGAGCAGCTCCGCCTCTAAATACTCCAGCAGGAAGTCGCGTGCCAGCTCCAGGTCTATAGACCTGTTTTCTTCTCGTCGCAAACGCCGGGGGACTGTCAACCGGAAGAAAGCCTCTGCTGCTCGGGAGAAACGCTTCACCTTCGTCCTTGCCGTTGTCATGGGTGTATTTGTTGTGTGCTGGttccctttcttcttctcctacAGCCTGCATGGAATCTGCCGGAAGCCATGCGAGATCCCAGAGACACTGTTCAAGTTCTTTTTCTGGATTGGCTATTGTAACAGTTCACTAAACCCGGTCATCTACACCATCTTCAACCAGGACTTCCGGAGAGCCTTCCAGAAGATCCTATGTAAGTCTTGGAAACGCTCTTTCTAAGGGGCTTGGGGTGGGTCCTCCATTGGATGGCTTTCTAAAAGTTTTACCCTGCAGACAAAAATTGGAGCTGTAGGATAAAGTGCTGGCCTGGGGCGCTCTCACACCTTCACGTTCAGGGATTGCACTTGAAGTGAAGAGATGTTTGACGGATCAACGGATTGAACCAAGGGGGAGAAAAGGGGTTTAAAATACGAGAGAATAAGCACTATATTAGGATTCACAGGAGAGGATCTCATCCAAGACCATGTGGCTTTTAGACTCTGATGTGGGCTTCAGCTTATTGCAACCCCCCCCTCAATTCTTGCCCTgtcatttaaatacaataaactgCCTCAGTTAGTGATGCATGCACACCACAGTGGCTGCACTGGGATGAACTTTGCAAGAGAAAAAAGGTTTACAGAGAAACTTCATTTACAATGTGACCTCATTCAATGAAAATAACGCGAAGGCCTTGACAATCTCCTCACAACTGTTGTTTGTGACACCAGATAGTGGCACctgtcttctctttctgtctgttacTCAAATGTTCTCTACCTTTCTATCATGTCACATTCTCAACATGACTGTCAATGGGACGAAGGGGCTCTTTGCTTACTGTTTCAGTagcaaaactgttaaaaaaaaaaaaaacattctctagaaatacagttttatatATATGCTTCTGTGATCTGCGTGTGGCTAAAAATGAGTGCTGCAGTGGAAACTTTAAATCAGGACGTGCTGAAGTTGGACTCGATCTGAATATGATGGCATGCACAGTACAGTAGGGTGGCGTCACAGGCAATTTTCTCTCCCAGGCATGTGTTTGCACCTTCCTGTCCCCTCAGAGAAAATAGATGGAATACAGAAGTACTGCTGAGGCAGATGGGCACCCACTGAGAGTTtcactgc
Encoded here:
- the adra2c gene encoding alpha-2C adrenergic receptor, translated to MDFLNISSLEDGVEAENISSNFTSPNQYSQLAVWTLAGLVSFLILFTIIGNVLVVIAVLTSRALKPPQNLFLVSLASADILVATLVMPFSLANELMGYWFFGKIWCDIYLALDVLFCTSSIVHLCAISLDRYWSVTQAVEYNLKRTPKRVKGMIVVVWLISAVISFPPLISMDRRGSEASPQCILNDETWYILYSSIGSFFAPCVIMILVYIRIYQVAKTRTRTMSEKKRDSPLENGMDKAEPGKGGSLKSNRGGSMKDQDRENGHCQEQPVPSPLPNDAKHPQTDHDEDFDESSSSDEKLKKSSSSSKHHHDDRKDRKSSRKSSSASKYSSRKSRASSRSIDLFSSRRKRRGTVNRKKASAAREKRFTFVLAVVMGVFVVCWFPFFFSYSLHGICRKPCEIPETLFKFFFWIGYCNSSLNPVIYTIFNQDFRRAFQKILCKSWKRSF